From a region of the Saccharomyces cerevisiae S288C chromosome IX, complete sequence genome:
- the INP51 gene encoding phosphoinositide 5-phosphatase INP51 (Phosphatidylinositol 4,5-bisphosphate 5-phosphatase; synaptojanin-like protein with an N-terminal Sac1 domain, plays a role in phosphatidylinositol 4,5-bisphosphate homeostasis and in endocytosis; null mutation confers cold-tolerant growth) — translation MRLFIGRRSRSIVISSNNYCLSFQRLRSIPGASSQQRQLSKTPSVTIKSYPDTDLSSDSNYLEVKSCIFNGLLGLVCLNGDIYVAVISGVQNVGFPRWKLIDHQVRPSESIYKVLDVDFYSLENDVFDYLLCERSEQNYDKLIHEHPCGPLKKLFSDGTFYYSRDFDISNIVKNHGLSHNLEYTVDNQDLSFIWNANLASEVINWRSKISNEEKQLFANAGFLTFVIRGYCKTALIEDGPNTASITIISRISTESKQDTLELEGISEDGRVSLFVETEIVVTTEKFIFSYTQVNGSIPLFWESVESQLLYGKKIKVTKDSIEAQGAFDRHFDNLTSKYGVVSIVNIIKPKSESQEKLALTYKDCAESKGIKITNIEYSSSVLTKSPHKLLYLLKQDIYEFGAFAYDISRGIYFAKQTGVLRISAFDSIEKPNTVERLVSKEVLELTTNEIDVFELTSPFLDAHDKLWSENYYWLDRTYTKHTKNSGKYTKVYSKLFGSRVRLYDPLHIYISQYLKQLRSKYTFEKDISIFAGTFNISGKIPKDDIKDWIFPKSMSKEDEMADLYVIGLEEVVELTPGHMLATDPYVRQFWEKKILTLLNGPGRKKKYIRLWSTQLGGILLLLFMNETEYSKVKHIEGDVKKTGFGGMASNKGAVAVSFKYSATRFCVLVSHLAAGLENVEQRHNDYKTIAKSIRFSKGLRIKDHDAIIWMGDFNYRILMSNEDVRRKIVSKEYASLFEKDQLNQQMIAGESFPYFHEMAIDFPPTYKFDPGTKNYDTSEKMRIPAWTDRILSRGEVLEQLEYKCCEDILFSDHRPVYAIFRARVTVVDEQKKTTLGTQIYEKIMERLEGLDDDEKIAVLSDDAFVIESFEGSDSIAGPTHSPTPIPEPKRGRKLPPPSSDLKKWWIGSGKQVKVVLDVDPAVYMINPKRDPNPFVENEDEPLFIER, via the coding sequence ATGAGACTCTTCATCGGTAGAAGATCACGGTCGATTGTAATATCTTCCAACAACTACTGTTTATCCTTCCAGCGTTTGCGCAGCATACCAGGTGCCAGTTCTCAGCAGCGTCAATTAAGTAAAACTCCTAGCGTAACAATCAAGTCCTACCCTGACACAGATCTTTCAAGTGATAGTAACTATCTCGAAGTCAAAAGTTGCATATTTAATGGATTATTAGGGCTCGTTTGTCTTAATGGTGATATATATGTTGCCGTCATATCTGGTGTTCAGAATGTTGGGTTTCCTCGATGGAAACTGATAGATCATCAAGTTAGGCCTTCGGAGAGCATTTATAAAGTATTGGATGTTGACTTTTACAGCTTAGAAAATGATGTTTTCGACTACCTCCTCTGCGAGAGATCAGAGCAAAACTATGATAAATTGATTCATGAGCATCCTTGCGGCCCCCTGAAAAAACTGTTTAGTGATGGAACATTCTACTATTCTAGAGATTTCGACATCTCTAATATCGTGAAAAACCATGGTTTATCACATAACTTAGAATATACCGTAGATAATCAAGATTTATCATTTATTTGGAATGCTAACTTAGCAAGTGAGGTAATCAACTGGAGAAGCAAGATTTCAAATGAGGAGAAACAACTTTTTGCCAACGCAGGGTTCTTAACATTTGTAATTCGGGGTTATTGCAAGACAGCATTAATAGAAGACGGCCCAAATACAGCCTCTATAACCATTATTTCCAGAATTTCGACTGAGAGCAAGCAGGATACGCTAGAATTGGAGGGTATTAGTGAAGATGGGAGAGTGTCGCTATTTGTTGAGACAGAAATTGTAGTAACCACagaaaagtttattttttcttatacTCAAGTGAACGGAAGCATTCCTCTTTTTTGGGAATCTGTAGAAAGTCAACTGTTgtatggaaaaaaaattaaggTAACAAAAGATTCTATTGAAGCTCAGGGAGCTTTTGACAGGCATTTTGATAATTTAACCTCAAAGTATGGTGTTGTGAGTATCGTTAATATCATAAAACCTAAAAGCGAATCACAAGAAAAGTTAGCACTGACGTACAAGGATTGTGCTGAATCAAAGggaataaaaataacaaatatAGAATACAGCTCAAGCGTTCTGACAAAGTCTCCCCACAAATTActttatttattaaaaCAGGATATTTACGAGTTTGGAGCGTTTGCCTATGATATCTCTAGGGGCATCTACTTTGCAAAACAAACGGGGGTATTAAGAATAAGCGCATTtgattcaattgaaaaacctAACACAGTTGAAAGGTTAGTGAGCAAGGAGGTACTTGAATTAACCACAAATGAAATTGATGTATTTGAATTGACTTCCCCATTCTTGGACGCACATGATAAGCTATGGTCAGAAAACTATTACTGGCTTGATCGAACGTATACTAAGCACACGAAGAATTCTGGTAAATATACAAAGGTTTATTCGAAGTTATTTGGTTCCCGAGTTAGATTATACGACCCGCTCCATATCTACATCTCTCAGTATTTAAAGCAATTAAGGTCAAAATATACGTTTGAGAAAGACATCTCAATTTTTGCAGGTACATTTAATATAAGTGGTAAAATTCCAAAAGATGATATAAAAGATTGgatatttccaaaatcAATGTCCAAGGAGGATGAAATGGCTGATCTTTATGTTATCGGATTAGAAGAAGTGGTAGAACTTACCCCAGGTCATATGCTTGCTACCGATCCATATGTCCGACAATTTTGggagaagaagatattaaCACTATTAAATGGGCCCGGacgcaaaaaaaaatatatccGTTTATGGAGTACACAGTTGGGTGGTAttttactattattattcatgAATGAAACGGAATATTCCAAGGTAAAGCATATTGAGGGGGATGTTAAAAAAACCGGGTTTGGAGGAATGGCTTCTAATAAAGGAGCTGTCGCGGTTAGTTTTAAATACTCAGCTACAAGATTTTGCGTACTAGTATCTCATTTAGCGGCAGGCTTAGAAAATGTTGAACAAAGGCATAATGATTATAAGACGATTGCGAAAAGCATACGATTTTCTAAAGGATTACGAATAAAGGATCACGATGCAATTATTTGGATGGGCGATTTCAATTACAGAATATTGATGTCAAACGAAGATGTTAGACGAAAAATTGTTTCTAAAGAATATGCCAGCCTATTTGAAAAGGATCAACTTAATCAACAAATGATCGCAGGTGAGTCTTTTCCATATTTCCATGAAATGGCGATTGATTTCCCACCTACCTATAAATTCGACCCAGGAACTAAAAACTACGACACGAGCgaaaaaatgagaataCCAGCATGGACTGATAGGATTTTAAGTAGGGGAGAAGTACTAGAACAGTTAGAATATAAATGCTGTGAAGATATACTATTTTCCGATCATCGGCCCGTATATGCCATATTTAGGGCTAGAGTGACTGTAGTggatgaacaaaaaaagactACTTTGGGTACGCAAATCTACGAGAAGATTATGGAAAGGCTAGAGGGATtggatgatgatgagaaaATTGCAGTTTTGAGTGATGATGCATTTGTTATCGAAAGTTTTGAGGGCAGTGATTCGATAGCTGGCCCTACGCATTCTCCGACACCAATTCCCGAGCCCAAAAGAGGTAGAAAGTTACCACCACCTAGTTCggatttaaaaaaatggtggATTGGAAGTGGGAAGCAAGTTAAAGTAGTTCTTGACGTAGACCCGGCCGTTTACATGATTAATCCTAAAAGAGATCCCAATCCATTCGTTGAGAACGAAGATGAGCCACTTTTTATAGAAAGGTAA